One genomic window of Malaciobacter molluscorum LMG 25693 includes the following:
- a CDS encoding SEL1-like repeat protein, which translates to MHIKTYFSIILTIIILTGCNKKIEDIALKKEQKDISNINLDNVLKNFNKKDTNILCKDLLNKKQEFLQCIKKEVNKNPSIKNLEFLAGVYVVRRDYNSAIKIYQEAIKKGSKKATYLLAGLYNEQTKQRNKAKKLFMSILDYKDSTCQVGGILALKDDDDAFDFYEQQIKKANNKAYICQGLLHIKQRDYYDAKDSYEKLLSLGDKEAYYYLGNLYSAYLLKKGRAIYNYTKAANELKDKNEKKVISMYNLGIEYSRKDRYDDAVYWLVQAIRAKKVAFPIEYKENYAFLALTDLYRKTDNEKNMIKVLKKMQKLRYINGYIYLGIYYKKKKDYKKAEQIFTECINKGYGDCAAGLGIMYEENLKDYKKAKETYKIGVNLGSSAAMINFAVYYDVIEKNYDKSIILYKQAAKIGDATAAQNLAWLYEKELKDEEKAKIWFKKAYDLGDKSLEKKLKKLGVL; encoded by the coding sequence ATGCATATAAAAACTTATTTTTCAATAATTTTAACAATAATAATATTAACTGGCTGTAATAAAAAAATAGAAGATATTGCTTTAAAAAAAGAGCAAAAAGATATATCAAATATCAATCTTGACAATGTATTAAAAAACTTTAATAAAAAAGATACAAATATTTTATGTAAAGATTTATTAAATAAAAAACAAGAGTTTTTACAATGTATTAAAAAAGAAGTAAATAAAAATCCATCTATTAAAAACTTAGAATTTCTTGCTGGAGTTTATGTAGTAAGAAGAGATTATAACAGTGCTATTAAAATATATCAAGAAGCAATTAAAAAAGGTAGTAAAAAAGCTACTTATTTACTTGCTGGTTTATACAATGAACAAACTAAACAAAGAAATAAAGCAAAAAAACTTTTTATGAGTATTTTAGATTATAAAGATTCAACTTGTCAAGTTGGAGGAATACTTGCTTTAAAAGACGATGATGATGCATTTGATTTTTATGAACAACAAATAAAAAAAGCAAATAATAAAGCATATATTTGTCAAGGATTACTTCATATAAAACAAAGAGATTATTATGATGCAAAAGACTCTTATGAAAAGCTACTTAGTTTAGGAGATAAAGAGGCATATTATTATTTAGGTAATTTATATTCAGCATATTTACTTAAAAAAGGCAGAGCCATTTATAATTATACAAAAGCTGCAAATGAGTTAAAAGATAAAAATGAAAAAAAAGTGATTTCAATGTATAACTTAGGCATAGAGTATTCAAGGAAGGATAGATACGATGATGCAGTATATTGGTTAGTTCAAGCAATAAGAGCAAAAAAAGTAGCCTTTCCAATAGAGTATAAAGAAAACTATGCTTTTTTAGCTTTAACAGATTTATATAGAAAAACAGACAATGAAAAAAATATGATTAAAGTTTTAAAAAAAATGCAAAAATTAAGATATATAAATGGATATATATATTTAGGTATATATTATAAAAAGAAAAAGGATTATAAAAAAGCTGAGCAAATTTTTACAGAATGTATCAATAAAGGTTATGGCGATTGTGCTGCTGGATTAGGAATAATGTATGAAGAGAACCTCAAAGATTATAAAAAAGCAAAAGAGACATATAAAATTGGTGTGAATTTAGGAAGTAGTGCTGCAATGATAAATTTTGCAGTTTATTATGATGTCATAGAAAAGAATTATGATAAATCAATAATTTTATATAAACAAGCAGCTAAAATAGGAGATGCTACAGCAGCACAAAATCTAGCATGGCTTTATGAAAAAGAGTTAAAAGATGAAGAAAAAGCAAAGATATGGTTTAAGAAAGCTTATGATTTAGGAGATAAATCCTTAGAAAAAAAACTTAAAAAACTGGGAGTTTTATGA
- the trpS gene encoding tryptophan--tRNA ligase has translation MRILSGIQPSGTIHIGNYFGMIKKMIESQNDGELFAFLASYHALTSVKEKEALQNNMFEAAVNFLALGMDPEKSTFWVQHDVKEVLELYWILSNHTSMGLLERAHSYKDKTARGIQANHGLFSYPVLMAADILLYDVNVVPVGKDQIQHVEMTRDIANSFNHAYKQEVFVLPEAKVDEIVATVPGTDGAKMSKSYGNTIDMFASKKKLKKQVMSIVTDSKELDEVKDWNGCNIYKLCELFMNQDELLALQKRYETPGEGYGHFKLTLLDKINEHFEPYLEKREYYVNNKDEVRDILAHGASKARKIAQAKMEQVRDIIGLKL, from the coding sequence TTGAGAATATTATCAGGAATTCAACCATCAGGTACTATACACATAGGTAACTACTTTGGTATGATAAAAAAAATGATAGAATCGCAAAATGACGGTGAACTTTTTGCATTTTTAGCATCATACCATGCTTTAACATCAGTAAAAGAAAAAGAGGCTTTACAAAACAATATGTTTGAAGCTGCTGTAAACTTTTTAGCTTTAGGAATGGACCCAGAGAAATCTACATTTTGGGTACAACATGATGTAAAAGAGGTACTTGAATTATACTGGATATTATCAAATCACACTTCAATGGGATTATTAGAAAGAGCACACTCATATAAAGATAAAACTGCAAGAGGAATTCAAGCAAATCACGGGTTATTTTCATATCCTGTTTTAATGGCTGCAGATATTTTACTTTATGATGTAAATGTAGTGCCAGTAGGAAAAGATCAAATTCAACACGTAGAGATGACAAGAGATATTGCAAACTCTTTTAATCATGCTTATAAACAAGAAGTTTTTGTACTTCCTGAAGCAAAAGTTGATGAAATAGTTGCAACAGTTCCAGGAACTGATGGAGCAAAAATGTCAAAATCGTATGGAAATACAATTGATATGTTTGCGAGTAAGAAAAAGCTAAAAAAACAAGTTATGAGTATTGTAACAGACTCAAAAGAACTTGATGAAGTAAAAGATTGGAATGGATGTAATATCTATAAACTTTGTGAACTATTTATGAATCAAGATGAATTATTAGCTTTGCAAAAAAGATATGAAACTCCAGGTGAAGGTTATGGTCATTTTAAATTAACACTACTTGATAAAATAAATGAACACTTTGAACCATATTTGGAAAAAAGAGAATATTACGTAAACAATAAAGATGAAGTAAGAGATATTTTAGCTCATGGTGCTTCTAAAGCAAGAAAAATCGCTCAAGCAAAAATGGAACAAGTAAGAGATATTATCGGTCTTAAATTATAA
- a CDS encoding TAXI family TRAP transporter solute-binding subunit — MKNKFFKISIPILLLIIASFYITSKFVKPAPKKEITIAVGSKDAQYYKTALEYKKLLEKEKVKVNILTSKGSIENIKLIEDNLVDVAFIQNGTITSKNTNKIKAIASIYYEPLWVFYRNEGYKIDYIIQLITKKISIGEIGSGTYDLSLQILKDNKISNENSTIYTYSPSKAKELLLNKKIDAMFIVASHNSKIVRDLLENPNINTFSFKRAKAYSRKYSYLESLKLYEGTIDLYKNLPDENINLLATTANLVVKNNFSQELIRILLKKVKEVHSKKDLFSKENEFPNLTNLKLESNEEAKIYFKNGDTWLEKIFPYWIAANIDRLKIFLIPLITLMIPLLKGAFPLYQWSMRSKIYRWYDEVKQIERSIPTLKKDQLEQELKKIQQFQEEISKETKVPLSFMGEYYNLLMHINMIEQKMKTKLKSL; from the coding sequence GCACAATATTATAAAACTGCACTTGAATATAAAAAATTATTAGAAAAAGAAAAAGTAAAAGTAAATATACTAACTTCTAAAGGTTCTATTGAAAATATAAAACTGATAGAAGATAATCTTGTTGATGTAGCTTTTATTCAAAATGGGACAATAACTTCTAAAAATACAAATAAAATAAAAGCTATAGCTTCTATTTATTATGAACCATTATGGGTATTTTATAGAAATGAAGGTTATAAAATTGATTATATTATTCAATTAATAACAAAAAAAATATCTATTGGAGAAATAGGAAGTGGCACTTATGATTTAAGCTTACAAATATTAAAAGATAATAAAATATCAAATGAAAACTCAACTATTTATACATATTCTCCATCTAAAGCAAAAGAACTTCTTTTAAATAAAAAGATAGATGCTATGTTTATAGTAGCTTCTCATAATTCAAAAATAGTAAGAGACTTACTTGAAAATCCAAATATAAATACTTTTAGCTTTAAAAGAGCAAAAGCCTATAGTAGAAAATACTCATATTTAGAATCACTTAAACTTTATGAAGGAACAATAGATTTATATAAAAATCTTCCAGATGAGAATATAAATTTACTTGCAACAACAGCAAATCTTGTAGTAAAGAATAACTTTTCACAGGAACTAATAAGAATATTATTAAAAAAAGTAAAAGAAGTACATAGTAAAAAAGACTTATTTTCAAAAGAGAATGAATTTCCAAATCTTACTAATTTGAAACTTGAATCAAATGAAGAAGCTAAAATATATTTCAAAAATGGAGACACTTGGCTTGAAAAAATATTTCCTTATTGGATAGCTGCAAATATAGATAGATTAAAAATATTTCTAATTCCTTTAATTACCTTGATGATACCTTTATTAAAAGGAGCTTTTCCTCTTTATCAATGGAGTATGCGTTCTAAAATATATAGATGGTATGATGAAGTAAAACAAATAGAAAGATCTATTCCTACATTAAAAAAAGATCAACTAGAACAAGAATTAAAAAAGATACAACAATTTCAAGAAGAGATTTCAAAAGAGACTAAAGTTCCCCTATCTTTTATGGGGGAATATTACAATCTACTTATGCATATAAATATGATTGAACAAAAGATGAAAACAAAATTAAAGTCTTTATAA